One Caloenas nicobarica isolate bCalNic1 chromosome 36, bCalNic1.hap1, whole genome shotgun sequence genomic window carries:
- the ATG4D gene encoding cysteine protease ATG4D, which translates to MSAGGAPGGVPGAAEGTRVRGRVLSAWNSVRYGWSVRPKTHFSKVSPLHLLGRVYSPGAEEDLQRFRRDFGSRLWLTYRRGFPSLGGPPWSTDCGWGCTLRSAQMLLAQGLVLHLLGRDWTWPEAPLETEPVPGTRRPRDPPGWTRDPQDPPGWTRDPPGSTQDPPLCPRPPRDAERRHRTIVAWFSDHPRAPFGIHRLVELGQNAGKKAGDWYGPALAAHILRRAVETSPDPPGLALYVSQDCTVYKGDVAALARGGDPGGPPRAVIVLVPVRLGGDTLNPVYVDCLKELLKLKSCVGIIGGKPRHSLYFVGFQDDFLLYLDPHYCQPAVDTSRENFPLQSFHCGSPRKMPFGKMDPSCTIGFYSGPDPDAFCRDLERALAPRSACHPIFTLAEGPGPEPFAPALCPPRPGKRPKKPNAEDFVFL; encoded by the exons aTGAGCGCGGGGGGGgcccccgggggggtccccggggctgCGGAGGGAACGAGGGTGCGGGGCCGGGTCCTGTCGGCCTGGAACAGCGTCCGATACG gCTGGTCCGTGCGCCCCAAGACCCATTTCAGCAAAGTGTCCCCCCTGCACCTGCTGGGCCGGGTGTACAGCCCGGGGGCCGAGG AGGATCTGCAGCGTTTCCGCCGGGATTTCGGCTCCCGGCTCTGGCTGACGTACCGCCGGGGGTTCCCGTCTTTGGGGGGCCCCCCCTGGAGCACCGACTGCGGCTGGGGGTGCACCCTGCGCAGCGCCCAGATGCTGCTGGCCCAGGGGCTCGTGCTGCACCTGCTGGGCAGGG ACTGGACGTGGCCGGAGGCGCCGCTGGAAACGGAGCCGGTGCCGGGAACCCGGCGACCCAGGGACCCCCCGGGATGGACACGGGACCCCCAG gacccccccggcTGGACGCGGGACCCCCCGGGATCAACACAGGACCCCCCGCTGTGTCCGCGGCCCCCCCGGGACGCCGAGCGCCGCCACCGAACCATCGTCGCCTGGTTCAGCGACCACCCGCGGGCGCCGTTCGGGATCCACCGCCTGGTGGAATTGGGGCAAAACGCCGGCAAAAAGGCCGGGGATTGGTACGGCCCCGCGCTGGCCGCCCACATCCTGCg GAGGGCGGTGGAGACGTCCCCGGACCCCCCCGGCCTCGCGCTTTACGTGTCCCAGGATTGCACGG tttacAAAGGGGACGTGGCAGCGCTGGCGCGGGGGGGTGACCCCGGCGGCCCCCCCCGTGCCGTCATCGTCCTCGTCCCGGTGCGGCTCGGGGGGGACACCCTGAACCCCGTTTACGTGGATTGTCTCAAG gagctgctgaagcTCAAATCCTGCGTCGGCATCATCGGTGGCAAACCCCGGCACTCGCTTTATTTCGTTGGATTCCAAG ACGATTTCTTGCTCTACCTGGACCCCCACTATTGCCAGCCCGCGGTGGACACGTCACGGGAGAACTTCCCTTTGCAG TCGTTCCATTGCGGTTCCCCCCGGAAAATGCCCTTTGGGAAGATGGATCCCAGCTGCACCATCGGCTTCTACAGCGGCCCCGACCCCGACGCCTTTTGCCGCGACCTGGAGCGG GCCCTGGCCCCCCGCTCTGCGTGTCACCCCATCTTCACGCTGGCCGAGGGTCCCGGCCCGGAGCCCTTCGCCCccgccctgtgccccccccgccctggAAAAcgccccaaaaaacccaacgcTGAGGATTTTGTCTTCCTGTGA